In Heyndrickxia vini, the sequence ATCAGAAATTTGTCGGCGAAATCCGAAACGAACCCAGTGGGTCAGTGAATTCTCAGCAAAGAATATACCGAATCGGACTGAAAAAGGCTATAGCTACGAACTGTTTGCTACCCCACGTAAAGTGAAATTTTACGAAACCGAAATCGCAATTCCTATTGAAAGCTTTCCAGAATGCCTAGATGAATTGACGTCTGGATTAAAAGATAATCCGTTCTTCGTTCATTTTCCAATTGAAATTCGCTTTGTTAAAGGGGAATCAGGATACTTAAATCCCAATCATCAACAAGACTCGGCTTTTTTGGCTTTCCATATGTATAAAGGTATGCCATATAAGCCTTATTTTGAATGGGTTTGGAATGTTATGGAAAAGTACAATGGCCGTCCTCATTGGGGGAAAATGAATCAGCTTACGGAAGAAAAAGTACAGGAACTCTATCCTAAATGGGGGAGTTTTCTAGAAGAAAGAGAGCGATATGATTCAAACAGGATGTACGTAAACAAATATTTTAGAGGTTTAATTAAATAAATAAGTGACAGGCAAGTATTATACCTGTCACCCGTTCAATGATTCAATTTCTCATAAATGCGAAAAAGCTGAGTGAGTTCTTCCTCAGTCAGTTTATTAAAAAGTTGAGTTCTTAATTGAATCCCAATTTCCTGAGCCTTTTCTAAAATTTTAAGACCTTCATCAGTGATATCTAAATAAAGAATTCGTCTATCTTCATCATCTCTTAAACGGATGGAAAGGCCCTTTTTTATCAGCTTTTCAGATAAATGTGTAAGTGATGGGGGAGTTAACCCTAGGTTTTTGGCAATATCGGAAGGACGGCTTTTCCCGTTTTTTTTCAAATGTCTCAAAACTAAAATATGGGTAATTCCGAGATTTTCGTTAAACATTTGGGTCCATTGAATAATAAGGTTATTGGTTACTAAGTCCATTTCATGTAAAAATTCAAAAATGGTTTGATTTTTATTCATTGTTAGCCTACTTTCTTTTTAATTACACTTATTATAATAAGAAAACCTCTTTAATAAAAAGAGGTTTCTTAAAACTTTATATTATTGTGCAGAAAATCCGCCATCAATGACTAATTCCGCGCCTGTAATGTAGGATGCTTCATCAGAAGCAAGGAATAATACGGCGTTCGCAATGTCTTCAGGTTTTCCTAAGCGTCTTAAAGGTGTAGCTCCTTCTAATTGCTTAAGTAATTCCTTAGAAGATTGCAATGCTTGGGTCATCGGTGTTTCAATAATTCCTGGGAATATCGTATTTACACGGATTCCGTGAGAACCAAAGGCAACAGCAGCAGCTTTAGAAAATGCACGAACAGCACCTTTAGAAGCGGTGTAAGGGTTTAAGCCTTGTCCAATTTGTGCTGTATATGAAGAAATATTAACGATTGCTCCGCTGTTTTGTTCTTTCATATACGGGAATACATGTTTTAAACCAATATAAGGTCCAAAACCATTGACAGTCATCATTTTTTGCCAATCATCAAAAGTTGTTTCTTCAAACGGCTTCTCAGAAGAAATACCAGCGTTATTAATAAGAATATCAATCTTACCATATTGATCGTTAACATCTTTCAATAATTTAGCCCAATCTTCTTCTGAAGAAACATTTAATTTCATACCAGTTACATTATCTATTTGACTAATTTTTTCAAGGGCTGTTTCATTAATATCTGCCGCAATAACTTTTGCGCCTTCTTGGCTAAATAGTTGAACCATTCGCTCACCCATTCCGGATGCTCCACCAGTTACAATTGCGACTTTATTTTCTAATCTTCCCATTATATATTCCTCCTAGCGTAATTTAATTGAACCGCCATCGACCATGAATGTTTGTCCAGTAATATAATCTGAATCATTACTTGCTAAAAAGACTGCTGTTCTACCAATATCTCCTTCTGGATCGCCAAGACGACGCAAAGGAATTTTGTTAATCATTGCTTCGTACATTTCAGGATTATTTTCTTTCCAAACTTGAACCCCATGAGTCGCGGCAATTGGAGAAATTAAATTAACATTAATATTATCTGGACCCCATTCGTTTGCCGCCACACGAGAAATGGCACGGATTGCTTCTTTTGCAGCTGCATAAGAAGCTTGTGTATGTTGTCCTTCTAACTCAGCACCGGATGCGAAGTTAATCACTTTACCTTCCGTTTTCTTTAATTCAGGATAACAAGCTTGCATAAAATTAAATGTTGGATAAAATCCTGTACCGAATGAAAGGTCAAAATGTTCCATTGTTGTCTCAGTAAATGGAAGGTTTTTTGATGCATGTGCATTGTTAACTAAAATATCAATTCTTCCAAATCGTTCACTAACAGCCTTTACTATTTCAGTTATATTTTCTTTTACCGAAATATCTTTGATGAATACCATACCTTCTGTATATTGATTAATTTCAGATAATGTTGCTTTTCCTGCTTCTTCATTAATATCAACGATTGCAATATGTGCACCTTCTTTAGCCATTGCCAGAGAAATTCCTCTACCAATACCTGATGCGCCACCAGTGACTATACCGACTTTGCCAGCTAATCTCATAAATAAAACCTCATTTCTATAAAGTAATTAGATGCCTAAATATTTAATACCTAAATAATATCATCATCAGAAATAAAAGACAATCATTTTGAATTGATTGTAAAAGTAATCAAGTTCAAAAACTTAATAATTTATTCATCCGCTTGAAACTATTCATATAACTAAACGTCTAACGGATAGATAAAATCATTTTGAATATATAGAAGTTATATATAAGTAGAAATTTGTCGATAGGAATATATTTCTATGATAAAGCAACGGATGAACAGGCGATTACACTTTCAATAAATGGAATTGTGGGATAGATTCAGCGATTGAAGTATATGCAAAATCGCCGATCGTAGAAGAAGAGGATAGAAAAGAAACACTTGCAGAGGAAGAACCTTCAGTTGAAGTTAGCTTAGTCGCTCAAGCAATTATGGTGGTTTCAGTGAAGGGGAAACGATGGAAGGATATTTGTCATTTTCCTCCGGCAAAGAAGTAGACGGCGTTATTTCCCTTTATCAGAAAAGGAAAAGAGCAGCTGTTTCCAATATTTATAATTCCGGTCAGTCAGAAGTAATGCATGTTCGATTGAAAAAGGGAAAATATTATGTAAAAGTGAATGATGTATTCGGTAATCCTACGATTACCCCATATACGTTGACACTTACAAAGAAATAACCAATTAAACAACCTAGCGACTTTCGCTAGGTTGTTTAATTGTCTAAGAATGAAACTTTTTTCAGGTAGACACGTAATAGTATATGAGTTAAGTTGAATGGATAGTGTATTCTTGCTGTTCAATAGATTACAGATGGAGGATTGGTATGTACTATCTTATTTCATTATTTGCATTAACATTAAACCCATTTATATGGAAAAACTATTATAAGATGAAGGCATTTTTATATTTTCAAGGATTACGGTTAATTGCAGGGATTGCCATTACTTTTGTACTCACCTATTTTGGCTTGATTGACCATACGTGGCAAGCATTTATTAGTTATGGCTTATATATTATCGGCATCTTTTTCATCTTAGATATTCTTTTTATTAAAGTGAAATATGGGGGACTGACACCTTTACTTGGATTCGCGTTTATTATTGGCGGCTTATATTTTACCTTTGTTTATCCGATAACAATCACAAATGACAAATACGAATTTGTTAAACAAAAGGTAACGGTTGCGAAGAAAGATGTCTCTGCTATTGATGAAAAACATATTCCTGTTGTACCGGAAAAATACGCAAGATATCGCAGTGAAAAACTTATTGGTGAACTTAAGCATTCTTCCTATTATGATTTAGGAGAATCAACGATTCAAAAAATCGACAATCATCTTTATTGGGTCACTCCAATTGAATATACAGGTTTCTTTAAATGGTTAAAAGGAGATAAAGTACCCGGATATATTAAAATGAGTGCAGAAGATGAGCGTGCCGAAGCAGAGCTTGTTAAAGTAAATATGACCTATGTACCTTCAGCATTTTTTAATAAAGATGTAAAAAGGCATGTACGCTCGATTCATAAAGATATGATTCTATTAGACGTCAGCTTTGAACCGGATGATAATGATCATCCATACTATGTTATTCCATATGGGAAATATGAAAAATTCCGTAATATTATTGATGTCAAAGGAATTTATTTAGTTGATCCGGAAACAGGAAGCACGAAAGACTATCCAATCAATCATTTACCAGACTTTATCGATCATGCTATCCCGACAACCGTAGCCGAAGATTGGAATGAATGGTACGGAAAATATGTTCATGGATTCTGGAATTCGCTCTTTGCTCAAGAAGATGTTATGGTTCCGACTGAATGGGAGGATATAGATGAAGTGAATGGAGTGTTTAACGAAGATTTGCAATTACATTGGTTCACTGATTTTACCCGTCCAAAATCGGGGAGCGGTTCGATGGTGAGTTACTCCATATTAAATGCGAGAACAGGGAAGTTTACGTTTTATACTGAAGGAAATGGACTATTAAATGGGAAATCAGCTATGAATGTTGCTGAAAAGACATTTAGAGCGAATAAATATGAAGCTGGAACCCCAATACTTTATACAATATATGGGCAATTTACATGGGTAGTTCCGCTAATGGATTCCAATCATGTGTTCCGTCAAATGATGCTTATTAATGCGAAGGATGAAAAGGTTTATAGCACTGGTGACACGAAGCGTTCCTTATTTGATGATTATAAATATGCCATTGCCACGAAACTTGGGAAGGATGAAACAACACCGACTGATAAGGCATTGTTAAAGTCACAAAAAGGAATTGTTTCACATGTATATAAGGCAGAAACCGATCGCGGAACAGCTGTGAAATTTATGATTAAAGGCAACGACAAAATTTTTGTTGTTCAATCAAGCGAATTTCCATACTCAATCTTTATTGAAAAAGGAATGTCTGTTGAGTTTAATTATATTGACACGGAAGAAACGGTTGCATCGATAAATGGTGAGTTCAAAATAAATGAATAAAGGATAAGAGGACAGCTATCAATCTGCTGTCCTTTTTACTTAATATGAAAATGGAAAGCAGTGTGAAAAGTGGATGAAATAAATGATTTTAAATGTGTTCGTATTAATTCTTTTTGAAAAATACTTGTTTAGAAAATGTGCAGAAAAGGATGAAAGATAAAGATCCGAGGACTTCCATAATAAATAGGGTATTTAATATATTTTCCATGAAAAGCACCTCCGTTAAAATAGGTCTTTCACAATGTATTATAACTAATAATTGCTAAGAAATAATGAACGTCATATTAACATTTCTTAAAGGTGTAGCTTTTATTAGTAGAAAAATGCAGACGGATTCGACCGTCTGCGTTACGTATCTATGGGTTAATTATTATTTTACAACAACTGGATTCGGCGCAACTGGAACAGGAATTTTCGTATTAAATTGGATTTTACCTATTTGAGTGATGTTTGCGTCGTCAGCACCAGTAAATGTGACTGTTTTATAGCCAAAATCGCGTGCCGTAAGAAGTAAACTGTCAATCATCCTAATAAATGTACTATTATTCATAAGCCCAGAGTCTTTCGAAAATTGAACGGTCACATGCTTAGTATCCTCTTCGGTTTTCACTTTTTGGATGTCGACACCCCCTGGAATCGGAGCATGTAGTGGTGGATTTGAACTGAAATGCTCACTTTCCATATTAGTTATTGCTTCAGCCAATGTCTTATACTTTTTCGAAGACGGTGCTAAAAATACCGGATAATCTTGATCATACATGTATTCAAAATAGGCTTTTTTTCCGGTTGATGCAATAGGAAGGACGGTCTGTTCATTATTCTCTATAATCGCCCCAGGCTTTCCTTCTGTTTGAAATTCAATTTCGGATACATTTTGATAGCGGAGGGATTCTTTTACCGATTCGATAAAGGCTCCTCCTCTTGACGAAGTACTTAGCGTACTGTTATCCTGCAAATCAATAATGACTTTCTTTCCGTTCTTTTCATTTTTTGCAACGGAAAGTTTATTGATATTTACA encodes:
- a CDS encoding SDR family NAD(P)-dependent oxidoreductase; this translates as MRLAGKVGIVTGGASGIGRGISLAMAKEGAHIAIVDINEEAGKATLSEINQYTEGMVFIKDISVKENITEIVKAVSERFGRIDILVNNAHASKNLPFTETTMEHFDLSFGTGFYPTFNFMQACYPELKKTEGKVINFASGAELEGQHTQASYAAAKEAIRAISRVAANEWGPDNINVNLISPIAATHGVQVWKENNPEMYEAMINKIPLRRLGDPEGDIGRTAVFLASNDSDYITGQTFMVDGGSIKLR
- a CDS encoding MarR family winged helix-turn-helix transcriptional regulator codes for the protein MNKNQTIFEFLHEMDLVTNNLIIQWTQMFNENLGITHILVLRHLKKNGKSRPSDIAKNLGLTPPSLTHLSEKLIKKGLSIRLRDDEDRRILYLDITDEGLKILEKAQEIGIQLRTQLFNKLTEEELTQLFRIYEKLNH
- a CDS encoding SDR family NAD(P)-dependent oxidoreductase; translated protein: MGRLENKVAIVTGGASGMGERMVQLFSQEGAKVIAADINETALEKISQIDNVTGMKLNVSSEEDWAKLLKDVNDQYGKIDILINNAGISSEKPFEETTFDDWQKMMTVNGFGPYIGLKHVFPYMKEQNSGAIVNISSYTAQIGQGLNPYTASKGAVRAFSKAAAVAFGSHGIRVNTIFPGIIETPMTQALQSSKELLKQLEGATPLRRLGKPEDIANAVLFLASDEASYITGAELVIDGGFSAQ
- a CDS encoding GerMN domain-containing protein; the protein is MEKYGWNDKSYDIEKLLKQLPVVKDHRTPEEIYQSIAPKVKKKKHQSWFFPTVASLGTVSVAFIIVASLFHFSSLSSVEEKSSKTKDVAMKDLSASEIPNVFSETDQRFVVQKDQNFITLGLPASKGENIVVPISIITDKKEKTSIQEFKENLDKIPSETWGLQPADIVNINKLSVAKNEKNGKKVIIDLQDNSTLSTSSRGGAFIESVKESLRYQNVSEIEFQTEGKPGAIIENNEQTVLPIASTGKKAYFEYMYDQDYPVFLAPSSKKYKTLAEAITNMESEHFSSNPPLHAPIPGGVDIQKVKTEEDTKHVTVQFSKDSGLMNNSTFIRMIDSLLLTARDFGYKTVTFTGADDANITQIGKIQFNTKIPVPVAPNPVVVK